The Streptomyces sp. NBC_01264 genome includes the window CTTCGAGAACGGTCACCTCGTCGATCAGGACGAGACCCTCGCGGCATGAACCACCTCAGCTGATCCACAACTCTTGACTATTGCTCCAAGAACGGCCCGAAGGGGGACAGCGCCAACTCGAAGGACTCGCCGGCCGCCAGCCCTCGGACCGAGCGGGCCCGCGGCCGCCGCGAGCGTGCCGCCGCCCGCCAGGAGGCACGCCATCAGCGGCGCAGCGCCGACCAGGCCGCCAACCTGGCAGACCGCAGCAAGGACCGCGACCAGGACCGCGCCGCCGTCCAGGCGGCGCGCGAGGAACGCCGCAGGGTGAAGGCCGAGCGGAAGGCCGCGGCACGGGCGAAGCGGGAGGCAGCCAAGGCCGCCGGCGGCCGCACCACCCTGGGCGCGGCCGTCGGGCAAGAGGCGCAACGCCGCTGGGACAAGCGCCGCGCGGCGGAGAGGGACAAGGCCGCGAAGGACGACAAGGCCAAGGACGACGCCGGTGACGCCACCGGCGGCAAGGACTCCGCGGCCACGACCAAGAAGATGCCCAAGGACGACCCTGAGAAGCCCTCAGGCGGCCCGAAGGACGACTCCGCAACCAAGGAGCCGGACGACGGCAAGACGAGCGGCGAGAAGCCGTCTGGCACCTCCGCAGACACGGACGCGAAGGACGGCACCGGGACGGACACGGACGCCAAGACCGACGACGTCAAGGACCCGCCGGACACCGAGGACAGCGGCGACGGACGCTCCTTCAAGGAGAAGGTCAAGGACTTCTTCACCAAGGGTGGCGAGGACAACACCCCGCCCGAGCCGGAGGAGCCCTCACCGCTTCGGCCCGAGGACCTGGGCGACATCACGGTGGAGCGCCCCGGCGGCCCGACCCGCACCCCGCAGCCCGAACCGGCCGAGGACGACATCGAGGACGCGGTCATCGTCGACGACCCGTCCGATCCCTTCGGGGCGCACGTCAGCAGCCCGGCGAGTCTCCCGCGCGCTCCCGAGCCGCACACCCAGCGTCCCGGCACCAGCCGACCCACCGCACAGGAGGATCCCGTGGCCTCGGAGGTCAACAAGCCCGCATCGGGCCAGACCGGCATGGCGGCCCAGCACCGCACCGACATCACCTTCGGCGAGTACCTGATGGAGATCGTGAACATCGCGATCGCCGCAGCCCTCGACAAGGACCGCGCCCAGGACCTTGCTGTCGCGCTCGGCAAGGTCGCCGACGCACTGCGGGACATGGCGGCCGACCTGGTCGGCGACCACAACATCGCCACCGAGGTCGTCAACCAGATCACCGACCTGGCCGACGCCGCGGACCGCATGAAGCAGCTGGCCGAACGGTGCGCCACCGAATGCGAGATCGCCTCGGAGGCCGCCCGGATCGCCGCCATGTCGGTCGGCCGCGTCTACGGCCAGGACATCGACGCCATGGACGACGCGGGCCTGGCCACCGCCTCCGCCGCCGCCCACCACGACTAGAAGGAAGAGCCCGCTGATGAGCGACCTCGCACCCACCACCGGCGGCGGTGCCGCCGCCAAGACCGACGGCGACAACCGCTACAAGGCCGTCCAGAAAAAGCTCAAGACGCTGGCCACGGCCATGGACCTGGCCGCAGGCGAGCTCGAAGCACTGCTGCTCGGCATGCGCACCAACGCCCAGCGCTCCGAGCGCCTGGCCGTCGACATCGCCAACGCGGAGCTGGACCGCAAATTCATCGAGATGACCAACCAGGTGTCCGTCGCCCTGGGCGGCGCCGCCATCGAAGTGAAAAAGCTCCACGAGACGGCCCAGGAAGTCTCCAGCCTCACCCACGACACGCGGCGCACCCACGCCCGGCTGTACGAGGGCCTGGACGACCTCCGCTCCAGCCGCCCGGAGCGCACCCCCAAGCCGGGCTTCTTCGTCCGCTGACCCGACCCACCGCAACCCCTTGATGGGGCGGCCCGCCACGTAGGCGGGCCGCCCATCGCCACACCCCGGAGGAGAAAGCCCGTGTCCGTGCCGCGCAGCGTCGCCCTGGAGCGCACCTTCTACACCCTGGCCGCCCCGGTCCTCGCCGCGGCCCCGAACCTCTTCGCCGACAGCCCCGTCAACACGGTCGTGCAGCTAGCGGGCGCGGCCGGTATCGGCGGCTGGGTCCTGGCCGCCAAGAGCGACGGTTCCGGCGCGGG containing:
- a CDS encoding ATP/GTP-binding protein, whose translation is MKAERKAAARAKREAAKAAGGRTTLGAAVGQEAQRRWDKRRAAERDKAAKDDKAKDDAGDATGGKDSAATTKKMPKDDPEKPSGGPKDDSATKEPDDGKTSGEKPSGTSADTDAKDGTGTDTDAKTDDVKDPPDTEDSGDGRSFKEKVKDFFTKGGEDNTPPEPEEPSPLRPEDLGDITVERPGGPTRTPQPEPAEDDIEDAVIVDDPSDPFGAHVSSPASLPRAPEPHTQRPGTSRPTAQEDPVASEVNKPASGQTGMAAQHRTDITFGEYLMEIVNIAIAAALDKDRAQDLAVALGKVADALRDMAADLVGDHNIATEVVNQITDLADAADRMKQLAERCATECEIASEAARIAAMSVGRVYGQDIDAMDDAGLATASAAAHHD
- a CDS encoding conjugal transfer protein TraB; amino-acid sequence: MSDLAPTTGGGAAAKTDGDNRYKAVQKKLKTLATAMDLAAGELEALLLGMRTNAQRSERLAVDIANAELDRKFIEMTNQVSVALGGAAIEVKKLHETAQEVSSLTHDTRRTHARLYEGLDDLRSSRPERTPKPGFFVR